Proteins found in one Paenibacillus dendritiformis genomic segment:
- the tlp gene encoding small acid-soluble spore protein Tlp: protein MPKPDNRADNAAHIQNAIDNTVENLRESEQYLSEHAEEISEGEQAQLKAKNERRRHSIESLADERRDEQPYAKE from the coding sequence ATGCCAAAGCCGGATAACCGCGCGGACAATGCAGCGCATATTCAGAATGCAATCGACAATACCGTAGAGAACCTGCGGGAGAGCGAGCAGTATTTGTCGGAGCATGCAGAGGAGATAAGCGAAGGCGAGCAAGCGCAGCTGAAGGCGAAGAACGAACGCCGCCGCCACAGCATCGAATCGCTGGCGGACGAGCGCCGCGACGAGCAGCCGTACGCCAAAGAATAA
- a CDS encoding GTP pyrophosphokinase, whose protein sequence is MSQTDIIMKQYEEVKQLPTLYQLALEELETKIKVIQAEWKLRNGYEPIEHIKTRLKEPSSIFNKLQRKGLPLTLDSIVNKIYDVAGMRIVCAFVKDIYLILDHLKTRDDIRITEIKDYIANPKANGYQSLHIILQVPLVLFEDTRWIYVEIQLRTLAMDFWASLEHIIYYKFEQQVPSHVIKELTEAARAVDELDRKMLDLRKEILSYNQEDWLKGIENGLSLRDITSAP, encoded by the coding sequence ATGTCACAGACCGATATCATTATGAAGCAGTACGAAGAAGTGAAGCAGCTGCCGACATTGTATCAATTGGCTCTGGAAGAGCTGGAGACCAAGATCAAGGTCATCCAAGCGGAGTGGAAGCTTCGCAACGGCTATGAGCCAATCGAGCATATCAAGACACGTCTCAAGGAGCCAAGCAGCATTTTCAATAAGCTGCAGCGCAAGGGCCTTCCGCTCACCCTCGATTCGATTGTGAACAAGATCTATGACGTCGCCGGAATGCGGATCGTATGCGCGTTCGTCAAAGACATCTACCTGATTCTCGATCATTTGAAGACCCGCGACGATATCCGCATTACGGAAATCAAGGACTATATCGCCAATCCGAAGGCGAATGGCTATCAAAGCCTTCATATTATTCTCCAGGTGCCGCTTGTCCTGTTCGAGGATACGCGCTGGATATATGTGGAGATCCAACTGCGGACGCTGGCCATGGATTTCTGGGCGAGCCTGGAGCACATCATTTATTATAAATTCGAGCAGCAGGTGCCTTCTCATGTCATTAAGGAATTGACGGAAGCGGCCAGAGCCGTAGATGAGCTGGATCGGAAAATGCTTGATTTGCGCAAAGAAATACTATCTTACAATCAAGAGGACTGGCTTAAAGGAATTGAGAACGGCCTGTCTCTGCGCGACATCACGTCAGCGCCATAG
- a CDS encoding zinc ribbon domain-containing protein yields the protein MNRILQKLKEGASKASEKAQNVIEINRLQSQIAARRKEIEQNVYLIGERVYDAYKKKDLTLAEDEIMALGDANLLLEEEIKQLEWKVSELRHEKRCECGEVAPLTSNYCASCGRKLPEAPEDLFEEDEEWGEEEEETRVYTHHPSSVSESAPAAEDDVRWQPPQPEEDEESEEEVRYTYHPDRLSSQPKRQKEEFSIPPLESSRSGREMNITVGGRPVTKRPEEPADRRCPNCNSAAAPEAKWCERCGTPFV from the coding sequence ATGAATCGAATATTGCAAAAGTTAAAGGAAGGCGCCAGCAAAGCATCGGAGAAGGCGCAAAATGTCATTGAAATCAATCGTCTGCAATCACAGATTGCGGCCCGGCGCAAAGAGATCGAGCAGAATGTGTATCTCATCGGCGAACGGGTATATGATGCCTATAAAAAGAAGGATTTAACGCTAGCGGAAGATGAGATTATGGCGCTTGGAGACGCCAACCTGCTGCTGGAAGAAGAGATCAAGCAGCTGGAATGGAAGGTGAGCGAGCTGCGCCATGAGAAGCGGTGCGAATGCGGAGAAGTGGCGCCGTTAACGTCGAATTACTGCGCTTCCTGCGGCCGGAAGCTGCCGGAGGCGCCGGAGGATCTGTTCGAAGAGGACGAAGAATGGGGCGAGGAGGAAGAGGAGACGAGAGTCTATACGCATCATCCGTCCTCTGTCTCCGAATCGGCTCCCGCCGCGGAAGACGACGTCCGGTGGCAGCCTCCGCAGCCGGAGGAAGACGAGGAGAGCGAGGAGGAAGTTCGTTACACGTACCATCCGGACCGTCTCTCGTCTCAACCGAAAAGGCAGAAGGAGGAATTCTCCATCCCGCCGCTGGAGTCCAGCCGGTCCGGACGGGAGATGAATATTACCGTCGGTGGCAGGCCGGTCACGAAGAGGCCGGAGGAGCCTGCCGATCGCCGCTGCCCGAACTGCAACTCCGCCGCAGCTCCGGAGGCGAAGTGGTGCGAGCGCTGCGGCACGCCATTTGTATGA